TTCTCTGGAGGTACTGGTCTCAGTCCCCTATTTCCACCAAAGGCGCCACCTACAAGAGATAACATATAAACATTAGACATATATCCAAATTTAATCTAATCTTCTCCGTAAACCATGCCTATTTAAAATTGACCTAAACTTTCGTTCTACAACCAAACATACAATTTTGGTGATCTCAAAGAAAACAAGTTATATAGGACATTAAAAAAACAATCGTCAAATTGTTTGATAGGCCCATGAGCGTCAAATTTAGCAACCTATTAATTCATTTTTTCCAGTCAAGTTAAGAGACATTGTAGGATTTGATTTCAAGAACTGTCCTTTACACTAATACATAAGACATTGAAACAAATATATGTCTTTTCCCTAATGAGATCAAAGATTTCGAGTCCTAGAATCTAATAGGAAGAAAAAGATGCATACTTTGGTCTCAAGCAAACTCAGTggtttcaattttttattcatccATAAAAATCATAATACCAATTAACAAAAAATTCTGCTATATTTCAAGTTCACAAGTTCTGAGACCAAACCAATACCATCCCAGGTGACTCTTCTCCTTTAAGATTCCAATTCCCACAAGAAATAAACCAAAATAAAGTTGggaaaaaaatgataatttcaTACAATTAACACTTCAGATTTTAAATTCCACAAATTCCCAGCAACAAAAAAAATCCCTAAACACTAATAGAAACCAAACGCAGCTAATAGAAAGAGAGAACCTGCACTCATTTCGGAAGCTTGTTGATAAATAATCCACTATCTGAGCTTCAATTTACTAGATTCACCATTAGGAAGCTTTCAGGCAACTGAGAGAAATTGCACTACCAGACCTCTGCAAGAGTCGAGGGAAAACAATAGTCCTTTAAAGGTTTAGACTTTAGACGATGTCGTTTAAAGATGAATACTCccttatatttattattttaaaacggCGTCGTACTATCAAATAAttcaaattagggtttaacccttgGCTATAAATACGTTGGCTTTGGCTTCAGTTCACTTCAACAAGGGAGTACGGCAGACTCTTCAACCGGCTTCTGAGTTCTCAGTTCATCCTCTTTCTCTTCATCTATTTTTAGTGTTTTTCTTCGCTTTGTTCCTAAATCTTTATTGCTTCTCTTCTACTGTTTTTTGGctgatttttttcatatttatttgCCCTATTTAGTGCTTTCTTTTCTTGCATGTGATATTAAAGATCTGAGCATATGATGAAAGAAATTGGTATTGAGTTCTGACCTATATATGGAGCTTCCAAAATTCGAGCTTTTTAAAACTGATGCTCAGATTCTTTATTgccccttttattttattttttatttgattaggTTATGATTTTGCcacttttttgttttaaatttctTTTGAGTTCttgatatatttttatattttaaagtcCATTTCAATGGCTTTGGTTCCAATGGTTTCATctcttttccattttttttttgacattgTTTGTAGATCCGAAAACAGCCTTAAAGATAGCTATCATATAATTGCCGGGTACTCGATAAAAACTAAAGAAGGTCGTAAATGAGAACCAGTATTTACAATTTGTTTCTCTATATTTGGTTGGATTATACAACGCCTCATGTCTCATTGGTACATTTAGTACATGAAATATTTTAGGGTTCAAAGCCTCTCTCGGAATTTTCTGTGGTAAATCGTAAGCTTAAAACATTGAATACATATTAGGCTTCCTTTTCGTCGTGCCTCAACTTGCGACAAGGCTTTAATAAATTGAAACTCTCTCGGCTTAAATTTTTTTACTGCTGCTGAACTTGTGGTAAAGGAAGAGAACTGGCTATTGCGGCTGGGGTATGCTTATACAATGCATGGGGCTGTTGAATTATTACTATGACTGGATCTTTGGTCTTTTCATCATATGTCGAAGTTGCCTGCagtaatttaatttaatcaaactCTTCAGTAACCTACGAAGTAAGAATATATGACTGAGGATAGGTGAAAACATTTCTTACCACACCAATGTGCCATTCATGACAACTAAAATCCTTGAAAGTTGCAGCATCCATTTCCTGCAGTGACGTGATTTTAGAATTGGTTTAACTAGATATAAACTAAGAAATCAGAACTGGGTGCTCGGATATATCAGAACTCCTACTATGCTATATATTGGAGGGACTATGGTCTCCCCTTTTGATTTTAGAGTTGGCATGACAGAAAACCGTGGTGCCAAGTCTTGTGACCTAAAAGTCCACCTGCAATAGAGGTTGAGTTGTGTGTTCAAGATCATACATTTATGTGAATACAACATATGCAGTATCAAAAATATAAGCATACATACCCTATGTAAACAAGGATGCATAACTGAGCCCATTCTCGAACTAGCAAGCGAACCCAGTAATTTTCTGACGAGTCATCGAAGTTAATGTATATCTGAAAACCAGTCTATTCTTATTGTAAATGACAAAGATGGTTAGCATTGTATATTGACAAGCAAAAGTATAGAAAGTCGTACCACTGCCTCAGCCATCGCTACAATCTGCATTGCACCTTGAAATTTCCTATATAAACAATACCCAAAACACAAATTTAAGGTAAGAACATGTTTTGACTTTTCTAAACGGTATGCAAGTTATggaataaaaattataaattgcAGAAATATGCAATGTAAGTTGGGCTAATACGTACTTAAACATGATGTACTTTGTGTATACTGCATCATGCATTGCCTGAACATCTTCGTCCTCAATAAAACTAAGTTGATTCCTCAGAACTAACAGATTCTGAGATGTGTGGTGGAATATTACGTAGAAAGTAATCACATAATTCAGCAGCAGTAGAACCTAAATCACAAGCATATATAGCAATTAAATTAATGATAAATTAGAAAATTTAGTGGTGAATAATGAACTCGTCAACAAAAAATCTTACAGAGAAATAAGGCACAGAGGCTCGATATCCAACAAGAGTAAGATAAAATACGCAGCCAAGACTGGCAGTAGTACGCCGCTCAGTTACTGATAGACGCTCTGACATGATGCAGTAGCCATGAGCAATAAGAAGGAAAGACACAAACGACGCCGTTTGGAATAACACTCCAGTTACATACACACCAAACGACATCCATAATGAGCATATCTCAAGATGAAAACATGAATACCTGCATACAAATTTTACAGTTTAAACTTTCAATTGGTATAAAATAGAAACGAGAGAAGATAATAGTAATAGTAAGCCTTATAAAAAATAATGGAACAGCTTCCTATCTTTGAGGATCTAAATTAAAGACATCTTTGTATTACTTGTAATATCTAGTCAAATTGTGTATAATATAAAGTTTGAAAAGAGGAGAGCGTAGCGTACCAGAAGAGAAAAGACAAGGTAAGTTGCAAAGCTTTAATCAATGGAACAATTGCGAGTGTCCACTGCAAATTATTCGTCTGCTCTAGTTCAACCATACATCAGAAAATAAGAAATTAAACCAAACTCAGAGATGTTTTTAGATCAAATTAGTTGCACCTATTAACACATGTAAGATCAGTAATCAAATAGATGAAACAGATACAGAAAAAGATcaacttaaatagtttgcagaTCATAATTTAGAACAATCAAAATGAAAAGGGTATCTATAGAATTAATGAAATATGATGTCAATTATACAAAATCACACGAATTATGGATCAGTTGTTCGACGTAACATTTGgttaaaccaaaacagagtattCTCCACAGTTTTTTTCTGAAACCAAATCACACGTTAAAGTCCTCTCAATACATCTAAAAACACATTATTTCTCACTTTAATCTCCATGTAAATCAATAAACACAAATAACCAAATCGAAAACAGGGAAACTAAACATAAGGAAGAAAAACTTTTCAGGAAGATGACCTGAAAATGGCGCTTTTTGTAGGTGTTGAAAGTCCAAGAACAAGCGGAGACAAGCCAAATGGAGAGAAAAGCCAAGTAGAGAGCAGGGAGTGGCCTATAAGACTCATCAATCCCAGTATCGTCCGAAGCATCCATTAATGAAATCAGAAGCTCTTTTTCGGTttagagagaagagaaaggcttCTTCGTTGGTGCCCTGCTTGGTCTTGGTCTTGTGTTTGAAAGAAAAGGCCTTTGTGGTCTCTTGCTTTATATACGCTGACACGTATCGAACGTGTCCGTTTGATTTGGGTTTGTGTTCAAATCATTTTTGTGAATTGACGATTAAGCCCCCCGAGTGTTGCGCAATTGTTATGGATAGGATGTATTTGTAACTAATGTTTACTGGAATGACAACAATGCCCCTCTTTTTTTCTTCGTAAGAGAAGAGTGGTAAAATGTAAAGATTATGGGCCGAAGTGAAGTTGGTGGGCTAAAGTTCATGATCATGTCATACAAATTACTCCACTCCACTCCCTTATCTTATGGTCTCCTAATAATTAGCCTCATCAAAATATTGTTTTCCAATAATTTCTCAATATTAGTATAATTATCATAATAACCAATAAGGTCTTGGTAATACAAAATACTTGAAAATGGATTTGGAGGGTAGTTTAATTTAATCAGATTGTTTTGTTTTTGTGTTGTGAAATAGTTTAGAAGTCTTTCTATTTGAGCCTTTGTTCACCAAATCTATTGTAATGAAAAAACAGGTTAAGTTGATTGCTTTGTGTACGTACACGATCAACAACTATAAAAACAAATTAGGTAGACAAGGCGACTGACTTTTTGACTATTTATTAAGCCTTTCTTCATGTCGAAACAATAGACATTTTACACTTGGAAATCAATAAGAAAATGAGAAGAAATAAAATACTACTAATAATAAAAGCTTCCTTTTTTGCATTTGAGAATATGGTAGATGTGATTATATCTAgtttgtgtaattttggaaatgttgtgaGTTTcgatttttagaaatattaggTGAACAAACTCACTAACAAAATCTGCATTTCCTTCAATCCTACTCCACCAAATGGACCAAATTAATTTATATGCATATTCATGATTTTAATCGAGTTAACACTTTCAAAATATACCTATGTGTGTAACAATTCTATATGTAGAGatattgaaaaaagaaaaaataaaatgcaCCCATTTTGACTAGATTAGACAATTcaactttgaaattttgaaattataaatatCAACCCTctaatttgaaaattatatacAATTTTCCCCCATGCTAAACTTTTATAGAAATtaaaatacaaagaaaaaagTTAAAACCTAGGACTTATTTCTTTTTATAGTTTTAAtgaattttttatatttcttATTTTATCCAGTTTTAAAAGTAAATTCTTTTTCTAATCAAAGAAAAAACATGCATCAACTTTGTTTTTCCTCATTTGGTAAAGAAaactatttatttaaatatatatatatatatatagttttttacTTCTCTTCTTGTACGGTCTAAAAGTTATCACAAATGGACTATTTAGTAACAATTTACAACTGTATTGACCATTTTGCTTACAAAATACCatcaatttttgtttttaataatttacaTAAATATTATTGTTTTAATGTTCTTACAAATTGTAATCATAGTAACATATAGTGACACATTATAATATGAGTTTTTTTTCCCCATATATTCtcttttttgttggttttttggtACTGTTACTATATGGTTACCATTTACTAACTTTTTGAGACAAAAAGAATGATAAAGTGGCAGCACTATTGATAGTatcaatttaaaagaaaatagttAAAAATATgcttatatatatttacatattttgGGTGTACACAACAAATTTCTGTATTAGTATTAGTACATGAATAACATGGTTTTCTTTAACCAAAAACTTAAAAAGAGTAAAGAGGCCCAAGAGTAAAATTATCATGCATTTAAACTCAAAAGTGCATCCTATGTGAGCCCAAATCGTATCTTAATCTCTTATCAATAATTTGTACTACTTTTGTAATTGGTTTTTTAACATTTTAATTTACCAACATACTTGTTTAGATGATTTATTACACGCTTTCTACATGATAAGTATCTTTATCTTAATTTAATTGTAgcaataaaactaattaataagtCAATTAATTGGCGTTTGTGAAAGTAACACACTTAAGTTTGTGTTAATATCTTTTCAACAAAAACTAATCTGGGTTTATATACCCTTGGTTGGGCTGAACAAGATATTTTCTAGGCCTTCTTCGGAAGATGGGCCTTAGAGGAATGAGAAAAGCTGACAAGCCTCTTTTCTTTTTGTATGGtttttacaattttaattataatatatttagaGTTTTATCATATTTAAAAACGAACCGTATGAAAAatcaaaatatttattattatttcgaACATATCTTTGGAACTCTAtggttttatttgattttaacgAAATTTTATCATCTATGAAAAATTTATATGGCAATCCAATCAATTCTGGGTCAATGTTTTCTGATTATATATTACTTGGTATATTTTTGTATCAATActctaaatataataattttatgtGTCATTATTGCAATTTCCTTGCTTTTGGGGGTatgttaatataaaaaaaaaagctctTTTTTTAACTAACAAAAtacttttttatataaaagtattataaaaatatcaaatttgtatCGGAATTTAATGCTTCAGGACAGCCTTGGTTTAATGTTACTATATTGGTCAATTTTACCAACCTAATTGAGTGATCTAAACGGCTTCTTTTTATCTCTCCTATATAACAAGTATGTATAGATAACGAatattattgattttaatagttttttattatttaatgttaaatttaacggaatatttttgcatttaacaaaatatttttatatttaatggtagtttgtaaacacttaaatttaaataaaataaaaaaaataattaaaaatatgatatatttttagatattttacaatgataattatttaaaaataataaataattaagcaaattaaaatatgatatttttgagatattttacaatgataattatttaaaaataataaataataaataattaaataaattaaaatat
This genomic interval from Humulus lupulus chromosome 8, drHumLupu1.1, whole genome shotgun sequence contains the following:
- the LOC133794345 gene encoding uncharacterized protein LOC133794345 isoform X2, whose translation is MDASDDTGIDESYRPLPALYLAFLSIWLVSACSWTFNTYKKRHFQTNNLQWTLAIVPLIKALQLTLSFLFWYSCFHLEICSLWMSFGVYVTGVLFQTASFVSFLLIAHGYCIMSERLSVTERRTTASLGCVFYLTLVGYRASVPYFSVLLLLNYVITFYVIFHHTSQNLLVLRNQLSFIEDEDVQAMHDAVYTKYIMFKKFQGAMQIVAMAEAVIYINFDDSSENYWVRLLVREWAQLCILVYIGWTFRSQDLAPRFSVMPTLKSKGETIVPPIYSIEMDAATFKDFSCHEWHIGVATSTYDEKTKDPVIVIIQQPHALYKHTPAAIASSLPLPQVQQQ
- the LOC133794345 gene encoding uncharacterized protein LOC133794345 isoform X1: MDASDDTGIDESYRPLPALYLAFLSIWLVSACSWTFNTYKKRHFQTNNLQWTLAIVPLIKALQLTLSFLFWYSCFHLEICSLWMSFGVYVTGVLFQTASFVSFLLIAHGYCIMSERLSVTERRTTASLGCVFYLTLVGYRASVPYFSVLLLLNYVITFYVIFHHTSQNLLVLRNQLSFIEDEDVQAMHDAVYTKYIMFKKFQGAMQIVAMAEAVTGFQIYINFDDSSENYWVRLLVREWAQLCILVYIGWTFRSQDLAPRFSVMPTLKSKGETIVPPIYSIEMDAATFKDFSCHEWHIGVATSTYDEKTKDPVIVIIQQPHALYKHTPAAIASSLPLPQVQQQ